Proteins encoded within one genomic window of Macaca fascicularis isolate 582-1 chromosome 16, T2T-MFA8v1.1:
- the LOC135967886 gene encoding somatotropin-like, which translates to MAAEAYIPKQQKYSFLRNPQTSLCFSESIPTPSNMEETQQKSNLELLHISLLLIQSWLEPVQFLRSVFANRLVYGTSDSDVYDLLKSLEEGIQTLMGRLEDGSPRTGQIFKQTYSTFDTNSHNDDTLLKNYWLLHCFRKDMNKVETFLRMVQCRSVEGSCGF; encoded by the exons AAGCCTATATCCCAAAGCAACAGAAGTATTCATTCCTGCGGAACCCCCAGACCTCCCTCTGCTTCTCAGAGTCTATTCCCACACCCTCCAACATGGAGGAAACACAACAGAAATCC AACCTAGAGCTGCTCCACATCTCCCTACTGCTCATCCAGTCCTGGCTGGAGCCCGTGCAGTTCCTCAGGAGTGTGTTTGCCAACAGGCTGGTGTATGGCACCTCAGACAGCGACGTCTATGACCTCCTAAAAAGCCTAGAGGAAGGCATCCAAACGCTGATGGGG AGGCTGGAAGATGGTAGCCCCCGGACTGGGCAGATCTTCAAGCAGACCTACAGCACGTTTGACACAAACTCGCACAATGATGACACACTGCTCAAGAACTACTGGCTGCTCCACTGTTTCAGGAAGGACATGAACAAGGTCGAGACATTCCTGCGCATGGTGCAGTGCCGCTCTGTGGAGGGCAGCTGTGGCTTCTAG